One Epinephelus lanceolatus isolate andai-2023 chromosome 10, ASM4190304v1, whole genome shotgun sequence genomic region harbors:
- the LOC117265688 gene encoding uncharacterized protein LOC117265688, whose amino-acid sequence MFPDSDIAGTFTCGADKTAYIAKFGLAIHIKDELVSKVNKSPFVLMFDESLNEITKTKQLDVHVRFWDEGQVHSRYLGSQFMGHSTAQDLLSHLKECMDKLDLRGLVSLSMDGPSVNWKLFDLFQKEQAKQYGGVQLVCVGSCGLHTLHNAFKCGFTAWQLDKLLRAMHTLFHNVPARREDYITVTKSSVFPLSFCAHRWVENLPVVERALVVWLSLLLYMETVKTKKLPNPGTASYDTFEAAMKDPLILAKLQFYTALARTFTPFLKKYQTDEPVLPFLSKDLTELMMSLFRRFIKREVLHDITALQLTKLDVTDKTIWLSPQDISVGLGAESVLKSIKGAELRVLEFRRECMQGLCSIIRKVQDKSPLNYLTVRQMVYLDPSVMYRDPERCRKHMKGLVQRFLQDKQLTDTSARDVILQQFDSLLSLESRSEDFLSFPPMQKRLDLFLSSVLREPYPELWAFCKKLLILSHGQATVERGFSINKEVEFDNIQEDTVVTRRLVCDYSMQHGGVTQVPLTKELLASVAAARARYRVHLDTERKKRGAEAQALKRKGAEDQLQELRGKRRRLQEVSEGLARDADRLAEEAEGKAGSKMADLITRSNLLRRGHKEKLAELAVLDKEIAAKSAELRS is encoded by the exons ATGTTCCCCGACTCCGACATCGCCGGCACCTTTACTTGTGGTGCCGACAAAACGGCTTACATAGCCAAGTTTGGGTTAGCCATTCACATCAAAGATGAACTGGTGTCCAAAGTCAACAAATCGCCGTTTGTTCTGATGTTTGATGAGAGCCTCAATGAGATTACGAAAACCAAGCAGCTGGATGTGCACGTCCGCTTCTGGGATGAGGGGCAGGTTCATTCAAGATATTTGGGCTCCCAGTTTATGGGACACTCCACTGCACAGGACTTGCTGTCCCACCTCAAA GAATGCATGGACAAACTGGACCTCAGGGGCTTGGTGTCCCTCTCAATGGATGGGCCCAGTGTGAACTGGAAACTGTTCGATCTTTTCCAGAAAGAACAAGCTAAACAGTACGGAG GTGTTCAGCTTGTTTGTGTGGGGAGCTGTGGCCTGCACACGCTACACAACGCGTTCAAGTGTGGGTTCACTGCATGGCAGCTGGACAAGTTGCTCAGAGCAATGCACACATTGTTCCACAATGTGCCTGCCAGGAGAGAGGATTACATCACAGtaacaaagtccagtgtgttCCCCCTGTCCTTCTGTGCCCATCGTTGGGTGGAAAACCTACCTGTTGTCGAGAGAGCCCTTGTAGTCTGGCTATCACTGCTCCTGTACATGGAGACTGTGAAAACGAAGAAACTCCCGAACCCTGGAACCG catcCTATGACACCTTTGAAGCAGCCATGAAGGATCCTCTCATATTGGCAAAACTGCAGTTCTACACGGCACTAGCCAGGACCTTTACTCCCTTCCTGAAAAAATATCAAACGGATGAGCCTGTGCTGCCATTCCTCTCCAAGGACCTGACCGAGTTGATGATG AGTCTATTCAGACGCTTCATCAAGAGAGAAGTCCTCCACGACATCACTGCCCTGCAGCTGACCAAACTGGATGTCACAGACAAGACCATCTGGCTCAGCCCACAAGACATCAGCGTTGGTCTAGGTGCCGAGTCAGTCCTTAAG AGCATCAAAGGTGCAGAGCTCAGGGTGCTAGAGTTCAGGAGAGAGTGCATGCAGGGACTGTGTAGCATCATCAGGAAAGTGCAGGACAAGAGCCCCCTCAATTATTTGACTGTTAGGCAGATGGTGTACCTGGATCCATCAGTAATGTACAGAGACCCAGAAAGATGCAGGAAGCACATGAAAGGGCTGGTTCAGAGGTTTCTCCAGGACAAACAGCTAACCGATACGTCTGCGC GGGATGTCATTCTCCAACAGTTTGACAGTCTCCTGTCCTTGGAGAGCCGAAGTGAGgacttcctctcctttcctcccaTGCAGAAGAGGCTAGACCTCTTCCTGAGCAGTGTCCTCAGGGAGCCCTATCCCGAACTGTGGGCCTTCTGCAAGAAGCTACTCATCCTCTCCCACGGCCAAGCTACGGTTGAGAGAGGATTCTCTATCAACAAAGAGGTGGAGTTCGACAACATACAAGAGGACACTGTGGTCACACGGAGGCTGGTGTGTGATTATAGCATGCAACATGGAGGTGTTACCCAG GTTCCACTCACTAAAGAGCTACTGGCAAGTGTAGCAGCAGCCAGGGCCAGATATCGGGTCCATCtcgacacagagagaaagaagaggggggCAGAAGCCCAGGCTCTTAAGAGGAAGGGAGCAGAGGACCAACTTCAGGAGCTAAGGGGGAAAAGGAGACGCCTACAAGAGGTATCTGAGGGTCTGGCCAGGGATGCGGACAGGCTGGCAGAGGAGGCTGAGGGGAAGGCAGGGAGCAAGATGGCTGACCTAATCACAAGGTCCAACCTCCTGAGGAGAGGCCATAAGGAGAAATTGGCAGAACTGGCTGTCCTTGACAAAGAGATTGCTGCCAAGAGTGCAGAGCTTAGGAGTTGA